ACTCCACAGCTGGGGCGGCAGGTGGTCTGGCAGACTGGGCGGCAGCAGCTGGACACTCCACAGCTGGGGCGGCAGGTGGTCTGACAGACTGGGCGGCAGCAGCTAGACACTCCGCAGCTGGGGCGGCAGGTGGTTTGGCAGCAGCTGGACACTCCACAGCTGGGGCGGCAGCAGCTGGACACTCCACAGCTGGGGCGGCAGGTGGTCTGGCAGACTGGGCGGCAGCAGCTGGACATTCCACAGCTGGGGCGGCAGGTGGTCTGGCAGCAGACTGGGCGGCAGCAGCTGGACACTCCACAGCTGGACACTCCACAGCTGGGGCGGCAGGTGGTTTGGCAGCAGCTGGACACTCCACAGCTGGGGCGGCAGGTGGTCTGGCAGCAAACTGGGCGACAGCAAGTGGtctggcagcagctgggctggcagcagctctCCTGGCAGGGACTTTGATCACAGCCCTGCTCAGAGCAGACAGAGCCACAACAGGAGTTGACCATGGTGTCAGAGGAGGAGGTTCTGAGTGGGTTTTGAAGAGAGTGAGTTTCTCAAATATATGAGTCTCCTTAGTCCCTGTCCTCTTTTATACCCTGATGCTGTTACCAGGTTAAAGGTCATTTCCTTGTTATTGTTTCTCTTAATATATAAACAGTTACAAAATTAGTTAATTGTGGAAGACTCTATGCAAAAGTTAAATGGAATGTATTCTTCTTTCTCAGGGTCAGGGTTTATCAAATCAGTCTTTCCTCTTTAGTCACCTCTTCTGTGACTTATGTGTACCCTTAGTCACCTCTTCTGTGACTTATGTGTACCATCAAATTTCAAAAATCCCTATTCTGATTCAGCTGATTGATAGTCATGAGATGACGTAGCATACAAAATCCAAAATTCCATGTGTCATCACGAGGCCTCATACCAGTCCCATAGTGGGTCTGGGTTTCTTATGTCCTAAAGACTCttgaaaagtaactctaaaaGTACCAGAAGAAAGCTTGAATTTTGAAGTTTGGATTAAGATAATGTGAAGATAAAATGAATTTGTGACATGGGCATGAGACCATCCCGTGTTGATATTTTTCAAGAAGGGAATTCAGAATGTCAACAAATGTGGGAAGGAATACTGGAATGCCTGGGATGTTCCTCAGTTTCTAGAGAATAGTTGGGTAGATGATGTTCACATAGCTCAGATGTTTTTATGAAGACAAGTAACATTGTTGCATTTTATACAACCTTGAAGATGCTCGGCTGTGAAGCAGGCTTCTCTGCTGAACTGTAAACTCATAACTGTATTATTGTACTGTACTGCTTGCATTATTTAATTGTACTATACCATTGATTTGTATTAATAAAAAGGagctgtaataataaaaaatttgagACTTTTTGTGCAAATTGCATTCAAGTCCTTAGTTGCCTTGACGGCATTTCTTGGTAATGCTGTCTAATTTCATTGTATTAGGGTAGAAGAAAAACTGCATGTTATTCCTACTGTTGAGATCTTCATTTTAGTCCAATGTCATTTATATAATGTCTAAATAGATAGGAAATGCAATTTGTTAAGCATAAGATGGGATTGatggtagataaatagataatgcaCCTAAGTTGATagtgatttcatttaaatttcctgTATCTGTATTCTTTATCTTGAAATGATCATTTGTAAAAAACTTTATGAAAGTCTGAGTCTAGGttgccattttattattttttcccatgTACTTATGATAGTTATTTTGAAGATAAGCTAAGTGCTTATGAAAACAGGAGAGCTGACCTTTTGGaaatgtgaaaatgtattgcaaGGAAGTCATTACCAAGGTCAAGGCAGGTACATGGGTGCTGATTTGATCTAACTGAACCAAATGTCATGGTCACTTATTTCTTTGGAAAGAACCACCCCTCCCTGcgcaaaggaagaaaaaggatatGGGGAAATATCTCTTCCACCTTTTtggtaataatttattttattaaaatataaatattcgcCTGCCATCTAATTATCTGTCAGTTTGTCTTGGCTTCTATAGATGTgtgtaaatacatgaaaaaaatttagACTTACTATTTCAATCTACCTACTGTGATGTGGATATTATATGTGagttattttctttgttcatgtGACAGCAACCCAAACTTTTCTCCAAATAAATTGATCATCAGATATGCTTAATGACCACAAGTATTTACGATATTAAGAGAGTAGGTATTTATTTGGACACAGTCACTCTATCACACATGATTCTTTAAAAAGTCCAAGGCATGCCCAGGATGGTAATATGACAACAAACTTAGTCAATAAAGTCACATGAAATCTCTGGTCATCTGTCAGAATGCCACAGTAATAGACAGAGAATTTATTGCTTATGTGTTTTATAGTTTAAATAATTGCTTGCAAAAATTAATTCTTAGTCCAGGTATGGTGTCACATTCCTATGTTATTACTTAggaagtggaggtaggaagatcaggagttcacggccagcctcaGCTAAGTagagagtttaaggctagcctaggatacatgagacactgtctccatgaacaaaaacagaataaaataaaagagctttttttattttattgagtaataGATACAGTGATGACTCAGTACAAGCACAGGTGTAGTGGAGAAAACATGAGGCTGGCACACTGGCAACATAATAGTTACCCAGGACTGATGGGCAGCAGCAACCATAAACTGGGTAAGAGCAAGCAGTCTAACGACAGGTGTTCTGTCAGTAACAGGGGTGACACAGAATTCCTAGCAGAGGCTTTGGCCACACACAGTGCTAGTCAAAGTAGATGAAGCTACAAGAGACGACCATGGTGTCCTGGATAGAGGTTCTGGGTGGCTCTCTAAGGACGTGAGATTCTTCAGTACAGAGGTCTGCATCCTGCTACTAAGCTAGCATTGATGTTTATAATTGCTTTCTGACTATAACCTTTCCAGACATTCTAGTCTTGACATAGCTGTCTATGCAATTATATTTGCTCTTTAAAGGGATGTTCTCGTGACTTTCATTGAATCAGCTCCTCATCTCTAGAAGCATGGGGTCCTTTTAAATTGCAGCATCCTTTCACCCAGCGCCTCCTGTTCTTTTTGGGGGTGTCTCATTGTGGCACTGAGCATAGGATGAGCATTTAACTCTCTGTTCCTGAGTGAGACAGAAAACCATAATCTCTCCAGTTTGGATGATATTTAAGAGACACAAACATGGATACATCATACACAAAAGTCAGACCTCAGTATATAACAGCAAAATGActgataccaaaaaaaaaaaaaaaaaaaaacaccgtgGTACAGtcataaattatgaaaaaaatgaagaaataagacTGGTGGAAGGCACATTGTTTCAAATTGAACATTCAAAATAAAagcattcattttatttcttttacataccaatttTCAATCCACTGGTTCTATTACAAATTACAGTTAGTGCAACTTTTCAAACCAATAAACCTTAAATTCTCCTTTATTCGACGCTGGAAAACAGTACATGGCAGACCTAATAGAGAAGATCAAAAGTGATGAGAAACTTGTCTCCTCTCAGAAGCCCCGCCCCCATGAAAGGACCCCTACCTGCTGCTTCCCTGACTACCAACCCAACTACGGAAGAGCTCCCTGCTATGGGACCTCCCACTAGAGACCAGCCTGTGTGACCAGAGGCTGCAGCACATGCTGTAGTCAGGCTCCCAGCCTCCACTCTAGATGCTTCTGCAGCTATTGATGGCTGAGCAACCACTGCCAACCTTCCCTCTGACTTCAGTCTTCAACTGCTGGGAACCATTCACGCTCCCGCAGCGCAGCAGCAAACCTACTCCCTCAGCTTTGCTGAGAACACGTTGCTCACACTGAACCGTGCTTTCATTTTCGTCCCACGGTATCTGAAAGACCACTGAGAGCCCCGCTTAGCTTCACCCTTGTTTTATTCTTTATGGTCCATTGATCAGCCTAACAGATACTAGTCTGCTCCATGATCTGCTCCGTGATCTTTCTCCCTGAGAAAGTAGTGATCAGCTTTTGTCTCTAGGGAACTTTAAAATGGGCTGCATTTGACTCTCTAGAACAATCAATTTCAAAGTCTTTTTAGTACATGTGCGGTATGGTCTGCCAAGTTCCTAAACTTTTTTCAAATCATTATGATTGTTTTCCTAACTAGTCTTTCCtattaaaattcttctttttttgtactaTGTGGTAAACTTTTTGCTTTGTTATCTATTCACGGCAGTTCATTCATAAAgacttacttaatttttaaaatgtattattttt
This Peromyscus maniculatus bairdii isolate BWxNUB_F1_BW_parent chromosome 8, HU_Pman_BW_mat_3.1, whole genome shotgun sequence DNA region includes the following protein-coding sequences:
- the LOC143267011 gene encoding uncharacterized protein LOC143267011, which produces MVNSCCGSVCSEQGCDQSPCQESCCQPSCCQTTCCRPVCCQTTCRPSCGVSSCCQTTCRPSCGVSSCGVSSCCRPVCCQTTCRPSCGMSSCCRPVCQTTCRPSCGVSSCCRPSCGVSSCCQTTCRPSCGVSSCCRPVCQTTCRPSCGVSSCCRPVCQTTCRPSCGVSSCCRPVCQTTCRPSCGVSSCGVSSCCRPVCCQTTCRPSCGVSSCCCPVYQTTCCGTTSCRPSC